A window of the Oncorhynchus masou masou isolate Uvic2021 chromosome 13, UVic_Omas_1.1, whole genome shotgun sequence genome harbors these coding sequences:
- the LOC135551586 gene encoding LHFPL tetraspan subfamily member 6 protein-like, translated as MASSLTCAGVIWTLLSLLCAAASCVGFFMPYWLLGSQMDKPVSFGTFRRCSYPVRDEESQATVILEQCGRYASFQGIPSLEWRICTVVTGVGCGLLLLVALTALMGCCISDLISRTIGRVAGGIQFVGGESVCSLCLLRKG; from the coding sequence ATGGCCTCCAGCCTGACCTGTGCCGGTGTAATCTggaccctcctctccctgctctgtgcTGCGGCCTCCTGTGTCGGCTTCTTCATGCCTTACTGGCTGCTCGGTTCCCAGATGGACAAGCCGGTCTCGTTCGGCACCTTCCGGCGGTGCTCGTACCCGGTGCGCGACGAGGAGAGCCAGGCCACAGTGATCCTGGAGCAGTGTGGGCGTTATGCTTCCTTCCAGGGGATACCGAGTCTGGAGTGGAGGATCTGTACGGTGGTGACGGGCGTGGGCTGTGGTCTGCTGCTCCTGGTGGCCCTCACAGCCCTCATGGGATGTTGTATCTCTGACCTCATCTCCAGGACCATCGGACGTGTGGCCGGGGGGATACAGTTCGTTGGAGGTGAGTCAGTCTGTTCCCTCTGTTTACTCCGTAAGGGCTAA